One genomic segment of Streptomyces liangshanensis includes these proteins:
- a CDS encoding protein phosphatase 2C domain-containing protein, which yields MRIELATAPGAAVRPNEDWTAVSLPAGGEGGVLVVLDGVTPPAGSDGCVHGVPWFTARLGGALVELSGSRRDMPLDAILSAAILRTADAHRDTCDLSHVRTPQATVVLVRWGADTVEHLVLSDSTLLLESPDGAVRAVLDDRLDRIPQEALRLVATADALRNAEGGFFTAAADPAVASRAVTGRTPAAEVRSALALTDGAARWVEVFREGGWADCLAVVRKNGPQELVDRVRAAESADPDGAVFRRGKRSDDATVTYVEL from the coding sequence ATGCGCATCGAACTCGCCACCGCCCCCGGCGCCGCCGTACGCCCCAATGAGGACTGGACAGCCGTGTCACTGCCCGCGGGCGGTGAGGGCGGTGTGCTGGTCGTCCTGGACGGCGTGACCCCGCCGGCGGGGTCGGACGGATGTGTCCATGGCGTGCCCTGGTTCACGGCCCGGCTGGGCGGCGCACTGGTCGAACTGTCCGGTTCACGGCGGGATATGCCCCTCGACGCGATCCTGTCCGCGGCGATCCTGCGCACGGCGGACGCCCACCGGGACACCTGTGACCTTTCTCACGTACGGACGCCCCAGGCAACCGTCGTCCTGGTCCGCTGGGGCGCGGACACGGTGGAGCACCTGGTGCTGTCGGACTCGACCCTGCTGCTGGAGTCGCCGGACGGCGCGGTACGGGCGGTGCTGGACGACCGCCTGGACCGGATCCCCCAGGAGGCGCTGCGCCTCGTCGCGACGGCGGACGCGCTGCGCAACGCGGAGGGCGGCTTCTTCACGGCGGCGGCGGACCCGGCGGTGGCGTCGCGGGCGGTGACGGGCCGGACGCCCGCGGCGGAGGTACGCAGCGCCCTGGCCCTCACGGACGGCGCGGCGCGGTGGGTGGAGGTGTTCCGGGAGGGCGGCTGGGCGGACTGCCTGGCGGTGGTGCGCAAGAACGGCCCGCAGGAGCTGGTGGACCGGGTACGGGCGGCGGAGTCGGCGGACCCGGACGGGGCGGTGTTCCGGCGGGGAAAGCGCAGCGACGACGCGACGGTGACGTACGTGGAGCTGTGA
- a CDS encoding MarR family winged helix-turn-helix transcriptional regulator: MAADVHASGTAHDPAPAGGGARAQGGDQEFLALERELAVFLRRARASSGEMAREVHPELEPAAYGLLVRLEESGDQRATALSGYFGVGKATMSRQLRALEELGLVTREPDPADGRASLVRITGEGLARFRQVRDARREMYVHRLAEWDRTEVAELARLLHQLNTSV; the protein is encoded by the coding sequence ATGGCAGCAGACGTGCACGCGAGCGGTACGGCACACGACCCGGCCCCGGCCGGCGGGGGTGCCCGGGCCCAGGGCGGTGACCAGGAGTTCCTCGCGCTGGAACGCGAACTGGCCGTCTTCCTGCGCCGCGCCAGGGCCAGCTCCGGCGAGATGGCCCGCGAGGTCCACCCCGAGCTGGAGCCCGCCGCGTACGGACTGCTCGTACGGCTGGAGGAGAGCGGCGACCAGCGCGCCACCGCCCTCTCCGGGTACTTCGGCGTCGGCAAGGCGACCATGAGCCGGCAACTGCGCGCCCTGGAGGAACTGGGCCTCGTCACCCGCGAGCCCGACCCCGCCGACGGCCGCGCCTCGCTCGTGCGGATCACCGGCGAGGGGCTGGCCCGCTTCCGCCAGGTGCGGGACGCGCGGCGCGAGATGTACGTCCACCGACTCGCGGAGTGGGACCGCACCGAGGTCGCCGAGCTGGCCCGGCTGCTGCATCAGCTGAACACCAGCGTGTAG
- a CDS encoding lysozyme, translating into MPTARLLRRAAATLLSVPALLLTLPATAPAAPTPVPPARGSAHMGVGIQAHEGRGGGLPAGVRVAQTEGVDVSSHQKDVDWPKLWGSGVKWAYVKATEGSYYKNPYFGQQYEGSYDVGMIHGAYHFAAPDDSGGAEQATYFADGGGSWSPDGRTLPGVLDIEWNPYGAACYGKTPAQLVSWIRDFLTTYKTRTGRAALIYTSTNWWRDCTDNYAGFGTTNPLWIARYNTTVGELPAGWEYQTIWQYTSTGPTVGDHNKFNGPLTGVKSLATG; encoded by the coding sequence ATGCCGACAGCCCGCTTGTTACGCCGCGCGGCGGCCACGCTCCTGTCCGTCCCCGCACTCCTCCTCACCCTCCCGGCCACGGCGCCGGCCGCCCCCACCCCCGTCCCCCCGGCGCGGGGGTCGGCGCACATGGGCGTGGGGATCCAGGCGCACGAGGGCCGGGGCGGCGGCCTGCCCGCCGGCGTACGGGTGGCGCAGACGGAGGGGGTGGACGTCTCCAGCCACCAGAAGGACGTCGACTGGCCGAAGCTGTGGGGCAGCGGGGTGAAGTGGGCGTACGTGAAGGCCACGGAAGGCAGCTACTACAAGAATCCGTACTTCGGCCAGCAGTACGAGGGCTCGTACGACGTCGGCATGATCCACGGCGCGTACCACTTCGCCGCCCCGGACGACTCGGGCGGCGCCGAACAGGCGACGTACTTCGCGGACGGCGGCGGATCGTGGTCGCCGGACGGCAGGACGCTGCCCGGGGTGCTGGACATCGAGTGGAACCCGTACGGCGCGGCCTGCTACGGCAAGACCCCGGCCCAACTGGTCTCCTGGATCCGCGACTTCCTGACCACGTACAAGACCCGCACGGGCCGCGCGGCCCTGATCTACACGTCCACGAACTGGTGGCGCGACTGCACGGACAACTACGCGGGCTTCGGCACGACGAACCCCCTGTGGATCGCCCGCTACAACACCACGGTCGGCGAACTCCCGGCGGGCTGGGAGTACCAGACGATCTGGCAGTACACCTCCACAGGCCCGACGGTAGGAGACCACAACAAGTTCAACGGCCCCCTGACAGGCGTCAAGTCCCTCGCCACCGGCTGA
- a CDS encoding GntR family transcriptional regulator produces the protein MSVSEWVSSSLPYLTPRPDGQQDAWGAELAARGRRGGQRVVHAGEVPASPDVAGLLGLGGGETVIVRRRVMYVEDRPCELTDTYYPAAIARGTRLAGTAKIPGGAVTLLAELGHVGVRVREDVTARLPDREEQKVLDIPPGEPVLLLTRVTFDGDDRPIQFDLMTMPARLQRLRYEIRIG, from the coding sequence GTGAGCGTCAGCGAGTGGGTCAGTTCCTCATTGCCGTACCTGACACCGCGGCCGGACGGACAGCAGGACGCCTGGGGGGCCGAGTTGGCCGCACGTGGGCGGCGGGGCGGCCAGCGCGTCGTCCACGCGGGCGAGGTGCCGGCCTCGCCCGACGTGGCCGGTCTGCTGGGACTCGGCGGCGGGGAGACGGTCATCGTGCGCAGGCGGGTCATGTACGTCGAGGACCGGCCCTGCGAGTTGACGGACACCTACTACCCCGCCGCCATCGCGCGCGGCACGCGCCTGGCCGGCACCGCCAAGATCCCCGGCGGAGCCGTCACCCTCCTCGCCGAGCTGGGTCACGTGGGCGTGCGGGTCCGCGAGGACGTGACCGCGCGTCTGCCGGACAGGGAGGAGCAGAAGGTCTTGGACATCCCGCCCGGCGAACCGGTGCTGCTCCTGACGCGTGTGACCTTCGACGGGGACGACCGCCCCATCCAGTTCGACCTGATGACCATGCCCGCCCGACTCCAGCGACTGCGGTACGAGATCAGGATCGGCTGA
- a CDS encoding GntR family transcriptional regulator, whose amino-acid sequence MPRTEEDAYDRRSLHERLAADLRDEIMTGELAPGAKMPSTAQLKERFDASNATVQKALQLLKDERLVVGRAGAAVTVREHRQRTVRPADHMAPAEAGEPYRWLTETAKQGSRARSKLITVAEVTAPADVAASLGLPEGGTALLRHQLLSQDDEPVELVHSYYPPDIARGTPLMERSRIRGGTPTLLAGLGHPPRLSVDRVSARVPTQEQYEALRLPGDLPVLRTLRVVHSDGNRPIEATVMVKAGHLYELRYEFTPE is encoded by the coding sequence ATGCCCAGGACCGAGGAAGACGCGTACGACCGCCGATCGCTCCACGAGCGGCTGGCCGCCGACCTGCGCGACGAGATCATGACCGGTGAGCTGGCACCCGGCGCCAAGATGCCGTCCACGGCCCAGCTCAAGGAGCGGTTCGACGCCTCGAACGCCACCGTGCAGAAGGCGCTGCAACTCCTCAAGGACGAGCGGCTGGTCGTGGGGCGCGCGGGCGCCGCCGTCACCGTACGGGAGCACCGGCAGCGGACGGTACGACCCGCCGACCACATGGCGCCGGCCGAGGCCGGGGAGCCGTATCGCTGGCTGACCGAGACGGCGAAGCAGGGCTCCCGGGCCCGGAGCAAGCTCATCACCGTCGCCGAGGTCACGGCACCGGCGGACGTCGCGGCCTCCCTGGGGCTGCCGGAGGGCGGGACCGCCCTGCTCCGGCACCAGTTGCTGTCGCAGGACGACGAGCCCGTGGAGCTCGTCCACTCGTACTACCCGCCGGACATCGCCCGGGGCACACCGCTCATGGAACGGAGCCGGATCAGGGGCGGCACCCCGACCCTCCTGGCCGGCCTCGGCCATCCGCCACGCCTGAGCGTCGACCGGGTCTCCGCCCGCGTGCCCACGCAGGAGCAGTACGAGGCGCTGCGGCTCCCCGGCGATCTGCCGGTGCTGCGCACCTTGCGCGTCGTCCACAGCGACGGCAACCGGCCCATCGAGGCGACCGTCATGGTCAAGGCCGGTCATCTCTACGAGCTGCGGTACGAGTTCACGCCCGAGTGA
- the lon gene encoding endopeptidase La — MALTSTSLTLPVLPLDDEVVLPGMVVPLDLSDAEVRAAVEAAQAAARAEGAGVKPQVLLVPRIDGTYAGTGVRGTVEQVGRLSDGDPGALIRGRGRVQIGAGTSGPGAALWVEGLSVEELAPDPLPGAVTDLMKEYKALAADWLKKRGAWQVVDRVQQIDDVSQLADNAGYSPFLSTAQKVELLETTDPVARLKLATDQLREHLAEQDVAESIAKDVQEGVDKQQREFLLRRQLEAVRKELRGLNGEGDEDESDDYRTRVEAADLPEKVREAALKEVEKLERSSDQSPEGSWIRTWLDTVLELPWNVRTEDEYDIKGAQRVLDAEHAGLEDVKERITEYLAVRKRRAERGLGVVGGRRGGAVLALVGPPGVGKTSLGESVAHSMGRKFVRVALGGVRDEAEIRGHRRTYVGALPGRIVRAIKEAGSMNPVVLLDEIDKVGSDYRGDPAAALLEVLDPAQNHTFRDHYLEVELDLSDVVFLATANVLEAIPEALLDRMELVRLDGYTEDEKVVIARDHLLPRQLERAGLETGEVTLEDEALRRLAGEYTREAGVRNLERSIARLLRKVAAEHELGRRELPFTLGPDDLRKLIGRPHHVPESAQDPAERRTAVPGVATGLAVTGAGGDVLFVEASLADPETGGSGLTLTGQLGDVMKESAQIALSFLRSRGAELELPVADLKDRGVHIHFPAGAVPKDGPSAGITMTTALASLLSGRLVRTDVAMTGEVSLTGRVLPIGGLKQKLLAAHRAGITTVVIPKRNEADLDDVPAEILDKLEIHPVTDVRQVLDIALAPAEMRVPAAA; from the coding sequence ATGGCTCTCACGTCCACATCGCTCACGCTTCCCGTGCTGCCGCTCGACGACGAGGTCGTGCTGCCCGGAATGGTGGTTCCGCTCGACCTGTCCGACGCCGAGGTCCGCGCGGCCGTGGAGGCCGCCCAGGCGGCGGCCCGCGCCGAGGGCGCCGGGGTCAAGCCGCAGGTGCTGCTCGTCCCGCGCATCGACGGCACGTACGCCGGTACGGGTGTGCGCGGCACCGTCGAACAGGTCGGCCGGCTCTCGGACGGCGACCCCGGCGCACTGATCCGCGGCCGTGGCCGCGTGCAGATCGGCGCGGGGACGTCCGGGCCCGGCGCGGCCCTCTGGGTCGAGGGTCTGAGCGTCGAGGAGCTGGCGCCGGATCCGCTGCCCGGCGCCGTCACCGACCTGATGAAGGAGTACAAGGCCCTCGCCGCCGACTGGCTGAAGAAGCGCGGCGCGTGGCAGGTGGTGGACCGCGTCCAGCAGATCGACGACGTGTCGCAGCTGGCGGACAACGCCGGGTACTCGCCGTTCCTGTCGACCGCGCAGAAGGTCGAGCTGCTGGAGACCACCGACCCGGTGGCCCGGCTCAAGCTCGCCACCGACCAGCTCCGGGAGCACCTCGCGGAGCAGGACGTCGCTGAGTCCATCGCCAAGGACGTGCAGGAAGGCGTCGACAAGCAGCAGCGCGAGTTCCTGCTGAGGCGCCAGCTCGAAGCCGTACGGAAGGAACTGCGCGGCCTGAACGGCGAGGGCGACGAGGACGAGTCCGACGACTACCGGACCCGTGTCGAGGCCGCCGACCTGCCCGAGAAGGTGCGGGAGGCCGCCCTCAAGGAGGTCGAGAAGCTGGAGCGCTCGTCGGACCAGAGCCCCGAGGGCTCCTGGATCCGCACGTGGCTCGACACCGTGCTCGAACTGCCCTGGAACGTCAGGACCGAGGACGAGTACGACATCAAGGGCGCCCAGCGGGTCCTCGACGCCGAGCACGCGGGCCTGGAGGACGTGAAGGAGCGCATTACCGAGTACCTGGCCGTGCGCAAGCGGCGCGCGGAGCGCGGGCTCGGGGTGGTCGGCGGGCGGCGCGGCGGCGCCGTACTGGCCCTGGTCGGTCCTCCCGGCGTCGGCAAGACCTCGCTCGGCGAGTCGGTCGCGCACTCCATGGGACGTAAGTTCGTGCGGGTGGCGCTGGGCGGCGTCCGTGACGAGGCGGAGATCCGCGGACACCGGCGTACCTACGTCGGCGCGCTGCCGGGCCGTATCGTCCGGGCGATCAAGGAGGCCGGTTCGATGAACCCGGTCGTCCTGCTGGACGAGATCGACAAGGTCGGCTCCGACTACCGGGGCGACCCGGCGGCGGCGCTGCTGGAGGTCCTGGACCCGGCGCAGAACCACACCTTCCGCGACCACTACCTGGAGGTCGAACTCGACCTGTCCGACGTGGTGTTCCTCGCCACGGCGAACGTCCTGGAGGCCATCCCGGAGGCGCTGCTCGACCGGATGGAGCTGGTCAGGCTCGACGGCTACACCGAGGACGAGAAGGTCGTCATCGCCCGGGACCACCTGCTGCCCCGGCAGCTGGAGCGCGCGGGCCTGGAGACCGGCGAGGTCACGCTGGAGGACGAGGCGCTGCGCAGGCTGGCGGGCGAGTACACCCGCGAGGCGGGCGTCCGTAACCTGGAGCGGTCCATCGCCAGACTCCTCCGCAAGGTCGCGGCGGAACACGAACTGGGCCGCAGGGAACTGCCGTTCACGCTCGGCCCCGACGACCTGCGCAAGCTGATCGGGCGTCCGCACCACGTCCCCGAGTCCGCGCAGGACCCGGCGGAGCGCCGCACGGCGGTCCCCGGCGTGGCGACGGGCCTCGCGGTCACCGGCGCGGGCGGCGACGTCCTCTTCGTGGAGGCGTCGCTCGCCGACCCGGAGACGGGCGGCTCGGGCCTGACCCTGACGGGCCAGCTCGGTGACGTGATGAAGGAGTCGGCACAGATCGCGCTCTCCTTCCTCCGCTCCCGGGGCGCGGAACTGGAGCTGCCGGTCGCGGACCTCAAGGACCGGGGCGTGCACATCCACTTCCCGGCGGGCGCGGTCCCGAAGGACGGCCCGAGCGCGGGCATCACGATGACGACGGCCCTGGCCTCGCTCCTGAGCGGCCGCCTGGTCCGCACGGACGTCGCCATGACCGGCGAGGTCTCGCTGACCGGCCGCGTCCTGCCCATCGGCGGCCTGAAGCAGAAGCTCCTGGCGGCCCACCGGGCGGGCATCACGACGGTCGTGATCCCGAAGCGCAACGAGGCGGACCTCGACGACGTCCCGGCGGAGATCCTGGACAAACTGGAGATCCACCCGGTGACGGACGTCCGCCAGGTCCTGGACATCGCCCTGGCCCCCGCAGAAATGCGCGTCCCAGCGGCGGCGTAA
- a CDS encoding GNAT family N-acetyltransferase produces the protein MDIAAITSAWVAGWTVSRGTRPAEPRPWGYVIQVGAPGHVARHVLPEPDGTTVRKLCDTITEPGVWLRLMAPREEVAGWITPGWTLREDPGFLMTKALPHPAGQAAPPAPPDGYRLRTERAAGVVTVRILAPDGEPAARGQVAPTGATAVFDQIGTEAAHRRRGLGALVMGTLERAAAEAGAATGILGATVDGRALYTALGWEVRGPLTGAVRAG, from the coding sequence GTGGATATAGCAGCCATTACATCGGCGTGGGTGGCGGGGTGGACGGTCTCCCGCGGCACCCGCCCCGCCGAACCCCGGCCCTGGGGGTACGTGATCCAGGTGGGCGCTCCCGGCCATGTGGCCCGGCACGTCCTCCCCGAGCCGGACGGCACGACGGTGCGGAAGCTCTGCGACACGATCACCGAGCCCGGCGTCTGGCTCCGCCTGATGGCGCCGCGCGAGGAGGTCGCCGGATGGATCACCCCCGGGTGGACCCTGCGGGAGGATCCCGGCTTCCTGATGACCAAGGCCCTGCCCCACCCTGCTGGTCAGGCCGCTCCCCCTGCCCCGCCCGACGGCTACCGCCTGCGCACCGAGCGCGCCGCCGGGGTCGTCACGGTCCGGATCCTGGCCCCGGACGGGGAGCCCGCGGCGCGCGGCCAGGTCGCGCCGACCGGCGCCACCGCCGTCTTCGACCAGATCGGGACCGAGGCCGCGCACCGGCGCCGGGGGCTCGGGGCGCTGGTGATGGGAACGCTGGAGCGGGCCGCGGCGGAGGCCGGCGCGGCGACCGGCATCCTGGGCGCGACCGTGGACGGCCGGGCCCTGTACACCGCGCTCGGGTGGGAGGTCAGGGGGCCGCTCACCGGAGCCGTCCGCGCCGGCTGA
- a CDS encoding spermidine synthase yields the protein MYVSVPEPGPDSGPVTLDRRDGPHGEVVLRRRGAELEIIANGCFLMDTSDGRSERLLIDAALAALPDARRAGHPSVLVGGLGVGFSLAHAAADPRWGRIVVVEREEAVIDWHRTGPLARISGAALADPRTEILHADLVAYVRTATDSYDALCLDIDNGPDWTVTEDNTGLYTPSGLAACRERLNPGGVLAIWSAQPSAAFGEALRNAGFGGVTAEEIPVARGVPDVVHLAVRTA from the coding sequence ATGTACGTGTCCGTCCCGGAACCCGGTCCGGACTCCGGCCCCGTCACCCTCGACCGCCGCGACGGCCCCCACGGCGAGGTCGTCCTGCGGCGGCGCGGCGCCGAACTGGAGATCATCGCCAACGGGTGCTTCCTGATGGACACGTCCGACGGCCGCTCCGAGCGCCTCCTCATCGACGCCGCCCTCGCCGCCCTCCCCGACGCCCGCCGCGCAGGCCACCCCTCCGTCCTCGTCGGCGGCCTCGGCGTCGGCTTCTCCCTCGCGCACGCCGCCGCCGACCCCCGGTGGGGCCGGATCGTGGTCGTCGAGCGCGAGGAGGCCGTCATCGACTGGCACCGCACCGGCCCGCTCGCCCGGATCTCGGGCGCCGCGCTCGCCGACCCGCGCACCGAGATCCTGCACGCCGACCTCGTCGCGTACGTACGGACCGCCACGGACAGCTACGACGCCCTGTGCCTCGACATCGACAACGGGCCTGACTGGACCGTCACCGAGGACAACACGGGCCTCTACACGCCGAGCGGGCTCGCGGCGTGCCGGGAGCGCCTCAACCCCGGCGGTGTGCTGGCCATTTGGTCCGCGCAGCCGTCCGCCGCCTTCGGCGAAGCGCTCCGGAATGCCGGGTTCGGTGGAGTTACGGCCGAAGAGATCCCTGTTGCCCGAGGCGTACCGGACGTCGTCCATCTCGCCGTTCGCACTGCGTAG
- a CDS encoding response regulator transcription factor: MEQTQTSHNGVAATPGAQRRVLVVEDDATIVDAIAARLRAEGFLVQTAVDGPAAVDAAEAWQPDVMVLDVMLPGFDGLEVCRRVQAQRPVPVLMLTARDDETDMLVGLGVGADDYMTKPFSMRELAARVHVLLRRVERAALAAVTPRSGILRLGELEIDHAQRRVRVRAEDVHLTPTEFDLLVCLASTPRAVLSREQLLAEVWDWADASGTRTVDSHIKALRRKIGAERIRTVHGVGYALETPAP; encoded by the coding sequence ATGGAGCAGACACAGACCAGCCACAACGGGGTCGCGGCGACGCCGGGCGCCCAGCGAAGGGTCCTGGTCGTCGAGGACGACGCGACCATCGTCGACGCCATCGCCGCCCGGCTGCGGGCCGAGGGGTTCCTGGTCCAGACGGCGGTGGACGGCCCCGCGGCCGTCGACGCGGCGGAGGCCTGGCAGCCGGACGTGATGGTCCTCGACGTGATGCTGCCCGGCTTCGACGGCCTGGAGGTCTGCCGCCGCGTCCAGGCGCAGCGCCCGGTGCCGGTGCTGATGCTGACGGCCCGCGACGACGAGACGGACATGCTGGTCGGGCTCGGCGTCGGCGCCGACGACTACATGACCAAGCCCTTCTCCATGCGGGAGCTGGCGGCGCGGGTGCACGTGCTGCTGCGCCGCGTCGAGCGCGCGGCGCTGGCCGCCGTCACCCCGCGCAGCGGCATCCTGCGCCTGGGCGAGCTGGAGATCGACCACGCGCAGCGCCGGGTCCGGGTGCGCGCCGAGGACGTCCACCTGACGCCGACCGAGTTCGACCTGCTGGTCTGCCTGGCGAGCACCCCGCGCGCGGTGCTCTCGCGCGAGCAGCTGCTCGCCGAGGTGTGGGACTGGGCGGACGCGTCGGGCACCCGTACGGTCGACAGCCACATCAAGGCGCTGCGCCGGAAGATCGGCGCCGAGCGGATCCGTACCGTCCACGGCGTCGGGTACGCCCTGGAGACCCCGGCCCCATGA
- a CDS encoding HAMP domain-containing sensor histidine kinase, protein MRPFSIKAKLGTLVVVSVFITTGLLMVALRTETELRFITVFSVIATLLITQFVAHGLTAPLDEMTTVAKGISHGDYTRRVSGIDRRDELGDLATTINRMADDLEAVDRHRKELVANVSHELRTPIAALRAVLENVVDGVSAADPETMRTALRQTERLGRLTETLLDLSRLDNGVVTLKAQRFEVWPYLSGVLKEANLAASQRAVGSGSGNHTRTDVHLHLDVSPPELTAHADAERLHQVVANLIDNAVKHSPPHGRVTVRARRGPRPESLDLEVQDEGPGIPEAERHRVFERFNRGSAPSPHGPGSDGGTGLGLAIARWAVDLHGGRIGVAESARGCRIRVTLPGIPQARD, encoded by the coding sequence CTGCGGCCCTTCTCCATCAAGGCCAAGCTCGGCACCCTGGTCGTCGTCTCCGTCTTCATCACCACCGGCCTGCTGATGGTGGCCCTGCGCACGGAGACCGAGCTGCGCTTCATCACCGTCTTCTCGGTGATCGCCACGCTCCTCATCACCCAGTTCGTGGCGCACGGCCTCACCGCCCCGCTCGACGAGATGACCACCGTCGCGAAGGGCATCTCGCACGGCGACTACACGCGCCGCGTCAGCGGCATCGACCGCCGGGACGAGCTGGGCGACCTCGCCACCACCATCAACCGCATGGCGGACGACCTGGAGGCCGTCGACCGGCACCGCAAGGAGCTGGTCGCCAACGTCTCGCACGAACTGCGCACCCCCATCGCGGCGCTGCGCGCGGTCCTGGAGAACGTCGTGGACGGCGTGTCCGCCGCGGACCCGGAGACGATGCGCACCGCCCTGCGGCAGACGGAACGGCTGGGCAGGCTCACCGAGACCCTGCTCGACCTGTCCAGGCTCGACAACGGCGTGGTGACGCTCAAGGCCCAGCGTTTCGAGGTGTGGCCGTACCTGTCCGGCGTACTCAAAGAGGCCAATCTGGCGGCGTCGCAGCGCGCGGTCGGCTCCGGATCCGGCAATCACACCCGTACGGACGTCCACCTCCACCTGGACGTCTCGCCGCCGGAACTGACCGCGCACGCGGACGCGGAGCGCCTGCACCAGGTCGTCGCCAACCTCATCGACAACGCGGTCAAGCACAGCCCGCCGCACGGCCGGGTGACGGTACGGGCCCGGCGCGGCCCCCGCCCCGAGTCGTTGGACCTGGAGGTCCAGGACGAAGGGCCCGGCATACCGGAGGCCGAACGGCACCGCGTCTTCGAGCGGTTCAACCGCGGCAGCGCGCCCTCCCCGCACGGTCCCGGCAGCGACGGGGGCACCGGTCTGGGGCTCGCGATCGCGCGGTGGGCGGTCGATCTGCACGGCGGACGCATCGGAGTGGCCGAATCCGCACGTGGCTGCCGGATCCGCGTCACTCTTCCGGGAATTCCCCAGGCGCGGGATTGA